A stretch of the Streptomyces sp. NBC_01428 genome encodes the following:
- the pgi gene encoding glucose-6-phosphate isomerase, protein MNADSRTRLNQTPEWTALAKHREDLADTHLRDLFAADPGRAERYVVRVGDLHIDYSKHLITDETLALLQELATATDVFGLRDAMFRGEKINTTEDRAVLHTALRAPADAVVEVDGENVVPGVHAVLDKMAAFAGRVRSGEWTGHTGRPIRNVVNIGIGGSDLGPAMAYEVLRPFTDRGLTVRFVSNVDGADLHEALQGLDPAETLFVIASKTFTTIETITNATSAREWLLEGLKAGQEAVARHFVALSTNSGKVADFGIDTANMFEFWDWVGGRYSFDSAIGLSLMIAIGADRFREMLDGFRLVDEHFRTAPAEANAPLLMGLLGIWYGNFHDAQSHAVLPYSHYLSRFTAYLQQLDMESNGKSVDREGRPVEWQTGPVVWGTPGTNGQHAYYQLIHQGTKLIPADFIGFANPVGELSEMLKAQHDLLMANFFAQTQALAFGKTPDEVRAEGVPEELVAHKTFRGDHPTTTILAAELTPSVLGQLIALYEHKVFVQGAVWNIDSFDQWGVELGKVLAKRIEPALTDGTDVPGLDESTKALVATYRELRGR, encoded by the coding sequence ATGAACGCAGACAGCCGTACCCGGCTCAACCAGACACCCGAGTGGACCGCTCTCGCCAAGCACCGCGAGGATCTCGCGGACACCCACCTGCGGGACCTGTTCGCCGCCGACCCCGGCCGCGCCGAGCGCTACGTCGTCCGGGTCGGCGATCTGCACATCGACTACTCCAAGCACCTGATCACGGACGAGACCCTCGCCCTGCTCCAGGAACTGGCCACCGCGACGGACGTGTTCGGGTTGCGGGACGCGATGTTCCGGGGCGAGAAGATCAACACGACGGAGGACCGGGCGGTGCTGCACACCGCGTTGCGGGCGCCGGCGGACGCGGTGGTGGAGGTCGACGGCGAGAACGTGGTGCCCGGGGTGCACGCGGTGCTCGACAAGATGGCCGCGTTCGCGGGGCGGGTGCGCTCGGGTGAGTGGACCGGTCACACCGGGCGGCCGATCCGCAATGTGGTGAACATCGGTATCGGCGGCTCGGATCTGGGTCCGGCGATGGCCTACGAGGTGCTGCGTCCCTTCACCGACCGCGGGCTGACGGTGCGGTTCGTGTCGAACGTGGACGGTGCGGACCTGCACGAGGCGTTGCAGGGCCTGGACCCGGCGGAGACGCTGTTCGTGATCGCGTCGAAGACGTTCACCACGATCGAGACGATCACGAACGCGACGTCCGCGCGCGAGTGGCTGCTGGAGGGTCTGAAGGCGGGTCAGGAGGCGGTCGCCCGGCACTTCGTGGCGTTGTCGACGAACAGCGGCAAGGTCGCGGACTTCGGGATCGACACGGCGAACATGTTCGAGTTCTGGGACTGGGTCGGGGGCCGGTACTCCTTCGACTCGGCGATCGGCCTGTCCCTGATGATCGCGATCGGTGCGGACCGGTTCCGGGAGATGCTGGACGGTTTCCGTCTGGTCGACGAGCACTTCCGTACGGCTCCGGCGGAGGCCAACGCGCCGTTGCTGATGGGTCTGTTGGGGATCTGGTACGGGAACTTCCACGACGCGCAGTCGCACGCGGTGCTGCCGTACTCGCACTACCTGTCGCGGTTCACGGCGTATCTGCAGCAGCTGGACATGGAGTCCAACGGCAAGTCGGTCGACCGTGAGGGCCGGCCGGTGGAGTGGCAGACGGGTCCGGTGGTGTGGGGGACGCCGGGCACCAACGGGCAGCACGCGTACTACCAGTTGATCCATCAGGGGACGAAGCTGATCCCGGCGGACTTCATCGGGTTCGCGAACCCGGTGGGTGAGCTGAGCGAGATGCTCAAGGCGCAGCACGACCTTTTGATGGCGAACTTCTTCGCCCAGACGCAGGCCCTCGCGTTCGGCAAGACGCCCGACGAGGTCCGCGCCGAAGGGGTCCCGGAGGAGCTGGTCGCGCACAAGACGTTCCGTGGTGACCATCCCACCACCACGATCCTCGCGGCCGAGCTGACGCCGTCCGTGCTGGGCCAGTTGATCGCGTTGTACGAGCACAAGGTGTTCGTCCAGGGCGCGGTCTGGAACATCGACTCCTTCGACCAGTGGGGCGTCGAACTCGGCAAGGTCCTCGCCAAACGCATCGAGCCCGCCCTCACCGACGGCACCGACGTACCGGGGCTGGACGAGTCGACCAAGGCGCTGGTCGCCACGTACCGGGAGCTGCGCGGGCGTTGA